In one Candidatus Eisenbacteria bacterium genomic region, the following are encoded:
- a CDS encoding PorV/PorQ family protein gives MRRPLPGVLRARRPLSTGLLALSLFASTLYLGVRPAYSDVSVGGNSGSFLQFEIGGRPSGMGGAQVGSAAGIMAQYWNPAALASLEQQQVGAMHAAWLQDLKYEWLGYARPLSPKLGVGSVSLAYFHLPSINGTDAFGNPTGDFKVYDMAFTIGLARNLARGISVGANVKAIRQNLASVSAMGPAVDLGAMATWRGTSFGVVEQNIGPSLSFDGSTSYPLPHQLRLGLSRSVAEGRVLLATDYNMPSDYYKDVRVGAELRAHPNISLRLGYRREIGAGDDPGNGMSYGLGINFRQMNIDYAMTPDNQFADVHRLSFGYSFGSGATEKEPKPKKRPEDKKPAPPAPTGPPVIAEVVPKPVEPKPVKATEVTPKTVALATPTPSPIAQSPAASAPPAAFSDFVIVLPGFSSKETAQAEIKALDLLGFRTKDARIEKDARRGGYSITLTRMNSKGKADEMAASLQRMSFRAVVDLAQK, from the coding sequence ATGCGAAGGCCACTCCCAGGGGTTTTGAGAGCGAGGCGCCCACTCTCCACGGGCCTCCTCGCCCTTAGCCTCTTCGCCTCAACCTTGTACCTGGGCGTACGCCCAGCGTACTCAGACGTCTCCGTCGGCGGCAACTCGGGCAGCTTTTTGCAGTTCGAAATTGGGGGCCGCCCCAGCGGAATGGGTGGCGCGCAGGTGGGGTCCGCGGCCGGCATCATGGCTCAGTACTGGAACCCGGCCGCCCTCGCGTCGCTCGAGCAACAGCAGGTGGGCGCCATGCACGCCGCGTGGCTTCAGGACCTCAAGTACGAGTGGCTCGGCTACGCGCGGCCACTCAGCCCCAAGCTCGGCGTCGGATCGGTGAGCCTCGCTTATTTCCATCTGCCCAGCATCAACGGCACGGATGCCTTCGGAAATCCTACCGGTGACTTCAAGGTCTACGACATGGCCTTCACGATTGGCCTCGCGCGAAACCTGGCGCGAGGGATCTCGGTCGGAGCGAACGTCAAGGCGATCCGCCAAAACCTGGCCTCGGTCTCCGCGATGGGACCGGCCGTCGATCTCGGCGCCATGGCCACGTGGCGTGGCACCTCGTTCGGCGTCGTGGAGCAGAACATAGGCCCGAGCCTCTCGTTCGACGGCTCGACCTCGTACCCACTCCCGCATCAGCTCCGGCTCGGCCTGAGCCGCTCCGTCGCGGAAGGACGCGTGCTCCTCGCGACGGACTACAACATGCCGAGCGACTACTACAAGGATGTGAGGGTCGGCGCCGAGCTCAGGGCGCACCCGAACATCTCGCTTCGTCTCGGCTATCGCCGTGAGATCGGAGCAGGGGACGACCCCGGGAACGGGATGTCGTACGGCCTTGGAATCAACTTCCGCCAGATGAACATCGACTACGCGATGACGCCGGACAATCAATTCGCGGACGTGCACCGGCTTTCGTTCGGATACAGCTTCGGAAGCGGCGCGACCGAGAAGGAGCCCAAGCCGAAGAAGAGGCCTGAAGACAAGAAGCCCGCGCCGCCGGCACCAACCGGTCCTCCGGTGATCGCCGAGGTCGTACCCAAGCCGGTCGAGCCAAAGCCGGTCAAGGCGACGGAAGTAACGCCGAAGACGGTGGCACTCGCGACGCCGACACCCAGCCCGATCGCCCAATCTCCGGCGGCCTCGGCCCCTCCGGCGGCGTTCTCGGACTTCGTGATCGTGCTGCCCGGGTTCTCCTCGAAGGAGACCGCGCAGGCCGAAATCAAAGCACTCGATCTTCTCGGCTTCAGGACAAAGGATGCCCGCATCGAGAAGGATGCGAGGCGGGGCGGCTACTCGATCACGCTGACGCGAATGAATTCGAAGGGGAAGGCCGACGAAATGGCGGCCTCGCTCCAACGCATGTCCTTCCGGGCCGTCGTAGACCTGGCTCAGAAGTAG
- a CDS encoding DUF3473 domain-containing protein — translation MPEAPFAFSVDVEDYFQVQAFAHIVPRETWESWPSRVEQNTRRILELLDRAGSQATFFTLGWVARRHPALVKEIASRGHEVASHGMFHQMLTELTPETFRMDARDSRAALEDVSGVPVIGFRAPSYSVNRSTLWAIDVLAECGYEYDSSVYPIRRRRYGYPDGPTRPGVLRGARHSLAEFPLPTVGLGPLRIPVLAGAYLRLLPSVVSVQAARHHLGRHLPLVVNVHPWELDPGQPTVGPSRGPWTHYARLGRTEAIIRRILACAPFRSVATRLREIGLLAPAPAREREGAR, via the coding sequence GTGCCCGAAGCTCCGTTCGCATTCAGCGTCGACGTAGAGGACTATTTCCAGGTGCAGGCCTTCGCGCACATCGTGCCGAGGGAGACCTGGGAGAGCTGGCCGTCGCGCGTGGAGCAGAACACCCGCCGGATCCTCGAGCTTCTCGATCGGGCCGGTTCCCAGGCCACGTTCTTCACCCTGGGGTGGGTGGCCCGTAGACATCCCGCGCTCGTGAAGGAGATCGCATCCCGGGGCCACGAGGTCGCTTCCCACGGCATGTTCCACCAGATGCTCACCGAGCTCACTCCGGAGACCTTCCGCATGGACGCGCGTGACTCGAGGGCGGCCCTCGAGGATGTCTCCGGAGTCCCCGTGATCGGCTTTCGCGCCCCGAGCTATAGCGTCAACCGATCGACGCTCTGGGCGATCGACGTCCTGGCGGAATGCGGCTACGAGTACGATTCGAGCGTCTATCCGATTCGCCGGAGACGATATGGCTACCCGGACGGGCCGACCCGGCCGGGCGTCCTGCGCGGCGCCCGGCACTCGCTCGCGGAGTTTCCTCTTCCCACCGTGGGGTTGGGGCCACTTCGCATTCCCGTTCTGGCCGGGGCGTATCTCCGGCTCCTGCCGTCCGTCGTCTCCGTTCAGGCGGCACGACACCATCTCGGGAGGCACCTGCCGCTCGTCGTGAACGTCCACCCCTGGGAACTCGATCCGGGGCAGCCCACGGTGGGACCAAGCCGCGGCCCCTGGACCCACTATGCCCGGCTTGGTCGCACCGAGGCGATCATCCGGCGCATCCTGGCGTGCGCCCCGTTCCGAAGCGTGGCGACACGATTGCGTGAGATCGGCCTCCTCGCCCCGGCACCCGCGCGTGAGAGGGAAGGGGCCCGGTGA
- a CDS encoding sugar transferase: protein MMILPSELIARRKRSEDRSEPPRRLLKRSFDLIVAGLGMVILVPVLAIIGTLIILDSRGPIFYTQERIGVNRRRSRNGGPPTGTERRRADGFGRPFTIYKLRSMVVDAERHTGPIWAAAKDSRVTRVGRFLRKTRLDETPQLWNVLRGDMSLVGPRPERAVFIHSLVESLPEYPKRYQALPGITGLAQVKSRYDSSIETVNRKLQYDLYYVQHRRLLLDLKIMVATLKVVARGEGAH from the coding sequence ATGATGATCCTTCCATCGGAGCTGATTGCCAGGCGCAAGCGCTCCGAAGACCGCTCGGAACCACCTCGCCGTTTACTCAAAAGAAGCTTCGACTTGATCGTTGCGGGCCTCGGCATGGTGATCTTGGTGCCGGTCCTCGCGATCATCGGCACGCTCATCATCCTCGACAGCCGGGGGCCTATTTTCTATACGCAAGAGCGCATAGGAGTGAATCGGCGCCGGTCCCGAAACGGCGGCCCGCCCACCGGGACCGAACGGCGCAGAGCCGACGGCTTCGGCAGGCCATTCACGATCTACAAACTGCGCAGCATGGTGGTCGACGCCGAGCGGCACACCGGACCGATCTGGGCAGCAGCGAAGGATTCGCGGGTGACGCGCGTGGGCCGATTCTTGCGCAAGACCCGCCTGGACGAGACGCCCCAGCTCTGGAACGTGCTCCGCGGCGACATGAGCCTCGTCGGGCCGAGGCCGGAGCGCGCCGTGTTCATCCACTCGTTGGTCGAATCGCTGCCGGAGTATCCGAAGCGCTACCAGGCGCTGCCTGGAATCACCGGCCTCGCGCAGGTGAAATCGAGGTATGACTCCTCGATCGAGACCGTGAACCGGAAGCTCCAGTACGATCTCTATTACGTCCAGCACCGCCGACTTCTCCTCGACCTCAAGATCATGGTGGCCACGTTGAAGGTCGTCGCTCGCGGCGAAGGCGCGCACTAG
- a CDS encoding GAF domain-containing protein yields MSFDILILVSGGILAILGGGLLVFMSPGRYPSLIAAAALASLGLLQFGWARAIYDVLGPGGESWFELSLALALPVSLCWMLLSRTLGVGTNPGQLGGWRYYIVAQALLSICGLVAVGAFPPRATLAFDLNGTSFPLRPICTGMLVAILLNLILLTASFESTYLTFPRAQRHAFRPGLAGILLASGFFTYASVSSVLAGRVTAADLSLGAIPIACLSLLLPVSLIHGRIGEARTRRADRSLTRTASLTIAVGYLVAATALIAITRATGWSVARGLWLLVALGGALGTAALAVSNRLQRRVRRLVDPHLLARRGEYYTLSARAAESVQPTRSIAELCDLIPPNARELVGADPVTLFLADEQQARFVVVASTLDPAPAVSVRDSDPLARELMRTGRSIQLRGRTDDLEFIPIYVENAAQIAACRATSAAPITREEELYAFLLCGDPAGGEGIARRPLLPLLDLVCRRYSAQVDRLVPGGFRSRPSPDEDI; encoded by the coding sequence GTGAGCTTCGACATCCTCATCCTCGTATCGGGTGGGATCCTCGCGATACTCGGTGGAGGACTCCTGGTCTTCATGAGCCCGGGACGATACCCATCCCTCATCGCCGCAGCGGCGCTGGCCTCCCTTGGGCTCTTGCAGTTCGGTTGGGCACGGGCGATCTACGACGTCCTGGGCCCAGGCGGGGAATCGTGGTTCGAGCTCTCGCTCGCTCTCGCCCTCCCGGTCTCCCTCTGCTGGATGCTCCTGTCCCGCACGCTCGGCGTCGGGACGAATCCCGGCCAGCTCGGCGGCTGGCGGTACTACATCGTCGCGCAGGCACTCCTCTCGATTTGCGGTCTTGTCGCGGTCGGCGCATTCCCGCCGCGCGCGACGCTTGCATTCGATCTGAACGGAACCAGCTTCCCGCTTCGACCGATCTGCACCGGGATGCTCGTCGCGATCCTTCTCAACCTGATCCTGCTCACGGCGAGCTTCGAGTCGACGTACCTCACCTTCCCACGCGCGCAGCGCCACGCGTTTCGCCCCGGCCTCGCGGGGATCCTCCTTGCTTCCGGATTCTTCACCTATGCCTCGGTGAGCAGCGTTCTGGCGGGCCGGGTGACGGCGGCCGACCTGAGCCTCGGCGCGATCCCGATCGCGTGCCTCTCACTCCTCCTTCCGGTATCGCTGATTCACGGTCGGATCGGGGAGGCGCGCACGCGGCGGGCCGATCGCTCCCTTACGAGGACGGCGTCGCTGACGATCGCGGTGGGATACCTGGTCGCCGCCACCGCGCTGATCGCGATTACCCGCGCCACAGGGTGGAGCGTGGCGCGGGGCCTCTGGCTCCTGGTCGCCCTCGGAGGCGCCTTGGGAACCGCCGCTCTAGCGGTGTCAAATCGGCTGCAGCGCAGGGTCAGGCGGCTGGTCGACCCCCACCTGCTCGCCAGGCGGGGCGAGTACTACACGCTCTCGGCACGCGCGGCGGAGTCGGTCCAACCGACCCGGTCGATCGCCGAGCTTTGCGACCTGATCCCTCCAAACGCGCGCGAGCTGGTCGGGGCGGATCCGGTCACGCTCTTCCTTGCCGACGAGCAACAGGCTCGGTTTGTCGTCGTAGCGAGCACCCTGGACCCGGCTCCGGCCGTGTCCGTGAGGGACTCCGACCCGCTGGCGAGGGAGCTCATGCGGACCGGCCGGTCCATCCAGCTTCGGGGACGAACCGACGATCTCGAGTTCATCCCCATCTACGTGGAGAATGCCGCACAGATCGCCGCCTGCCGGGCGACCTCCGCCGCGCCGATCACACGGGAGGAGGAACTCTATGCGTTCCTTCTCTGCGGCGATCCGGCAGGAGGGGAGGGGATCGCCCGCCGGCCGCTCCTGCCGCTGCTGGACCTGGTCTGCCGCCGGTACTCGGCTCAGGTAGATCGGCTGGTCCCGGGTGGCTTCCGGAGCCGCCCATCTCCAGACGAGGATATCTGA